The Georgenia faecalis genome includes a window with the following:
- a CDS encoding nucleotidyltransferase family protein, with amino-acid sequence MSDQEREALHDGLRLTAVALSDADIPFALCGSYAAWARGAPEPDHDADFVIREEDVDRARAAVAAAGLDVKEPAENWLFKAYHHGALVDVLFRITGEPVDPALFERADVLEVLAVRMPVLSASDLLSSKLRVLGEHYCDFSRLLPIARALREQIDWDRVTDAVDDSPYARAFLSLVRDLGVAPASRAAGVAPASRAAGVAPASRAAAS; translated from the coding sequence ATGTCTGATCAAGAACGCGAGGCCCTCCACGACGGCCTTCGCCTCACCGCGGTCGCCCTGTCCGACGCCGACATCCCCTTCGCCCTGTGCGGCAGCTACGCCGCGTGGGCGCGTGGTGCGCCGGAGCCCGACCACGACGCCGACTTCGTCATCCGCGAGGAGGACGTCGACCGCGCCCGGGCCGCCGTGGCGGCCGCGGGGTTGGACGTCAAGGAGCCGGCCGAGAACTGGCTGTTCAAGGCCTACCACCACGGCGCCCTCGTCGATGTCCTCTTCCGGATCACCGGGGAGCCGGTGGACCCGGCGCTGTTCGAGCGGGCCGACGTGCTCGAGGTGCTCGCCGTCCGGATGCCGGTGCTCAGCGCGAGCGACCTGCTCTCCTCCAAGCTCCGCGTCCTCGGGGAGCACTACTGCGACTTCTCCCGCCTGCTGCCCATCGCGCGCGCCCTGCGTGAGCAGATCGACTGGGACCGGGTCACTGACGCCGTCGACGACAGCCCCTACGCGCGGGCGTTCCTCAGCCTCGTGCGCGACCTGGGGGTCGCGCCGGCGAGCCGAGCGGCGGGGGTCGCGCCGGCGAGCCGAGCGGCGGGGGTCGCGCCGGCGAGCCGAGCTGCGGCGAGCTGA
- a CDS encoding TIM-barrel domain-containing protein: MPGECPGDDPAGTAGPPSGTAERTKGKALVDTQYYIRFERATDAVTTPRGLRAALHGEALEVDVVRDDVVRIRISRGGTFDESPTFALCVDPLSQDVEHTVEIDDDVARVRTSALVVSVWLDPFRIDVHRTDGSAVVESVVDDEGRSWAYAVLNDAFHVRRRARREDAVFGLGEKAGRHNRKGRSFTLWNTDVLDPQASGEFAATDADDPRSDNTSVEFDPYYMSIPFFYHQAARTGAMAASFVDNGYRAGYDFSEGTEYSMTFEGGQYCEYVFAGPDMPDILEAYTWLTGRAAPPPLWALGFHQCRWFDYSQDDLEALAARLRERGIPCDVLWLDIDHMDGYRVFTWNTDQFPDAPGMLEHLREQGFGVITIVDPGVKHEPGYAVFDQAVERDVLCRTESGSVYVGQVWPGITAFPDFVEPEARAWWGELNADHVRSGLAGIWNDMNEPATGAIPAEAMRFGRGQFPHERYHNQYALLMAMGTTEGLLEAMPDKRTFVLSRAGSPGIQRYAANWMGDNMSRWEHLWMSIPMGAGLGISGQPFAGADVGGFGEDSSAELLARWTQYGALTPFFRNHAMAGTVDQYAWSFGEAVEDLVRDAIALRYRLMPYLYAAFLRASETGAPVQRPLVYDFQYDAAVRDIDDQYLFGPDLLVAPVVAAGTTARQVYLPEGTWYDWHTGERLAGPRFVTAATPMDRIPLFARGGAVVPMWSEAPPTTAGYRPDVVELHLFVPGADGTRTSFLQEDDGLTFAAADGARYRTELEVTRAGGRVRLDARVDGDGFAEFAREAFRVVLHGAAPASVLVDGVETQVRDGRVVVPNAGTPFTLELEV, translated from the coding sequence GTGCCCGGCGAGTGCCCGGGCGACGATCCCGCGGGGACGGCCGGACCGCCGTCGGGCACTGCGGAACGGACGAAGGGCAAGGCGTTGGTCGACACGCAGTACTACATCCGGTTCGAGCGCGCGACGGACGCCGTCACCACGCCCCGCGGCCTGCGGGCCGCGCTGCACGGTGAGGCGCTCGAGGTCGACGTGGTGCGCGACGACGTCGTCCGGATCCGGATCAGCCGCGGCGGGACGTTCGACGAGTCGCCGACCTTCGCCCTGTGCGTCGACCCCCTGTCCCAGGACGTCGAGCACACCGTCGAGATCGACGACGACGTCGCCCGGGTGCGCACGTCAGCTCTCGTCGTCTCGGTGTGGCTCGACCCGTTCCGGATCGACGTGCACCGCACCGACGGCAGCGCCGTCGTCGAGAGCGTCGTCGACGACGAGGGCCGCTCCTGGGCCTACGCCGTCCTCAACGACGCCTTCCACGTGCGGCGGCGCGCCCGCCGCGAGGACGCGGTCTTCGGCCTGGGGGAGAAGGCGGGCCGGCACAACCGCAAGGGCCGCAGCTTCACCCTGTGGAACACCGACGTCCTCGACCCGCAGGCGTCGGGGGAGTTCGCCGCGACGGACGCCGACGACCCCCGCTCGGACAACACGAGCGTGGAGTTCGACCCGTACTACATGTCGATCCCGTTCTTCTACCACCAGGCCGCCCGCACCGGGGCGATGGCGGCGTCGTTCGTCGACAACGGCTACCGCGCGGGTTACGACTTCTCCGAGGGCACCGAGTACTCGATGACCTTCGAGGGTGGGCAGTACTGCGAGTACGTCTTCGCGGGCCCGGACATGCCCGACATCCTCGAGGCGTACACGTGGCTCACCGGCCGCGCGGCCCCGCCGCCGCTGTGGGCGCTCGGCTTCCACCAGTGCCGCTGGTTCGACTACAGCCAGGACGACCTCGAGGCGCTCGCGGCCCGGCTCCGGGAGCGCGGCATCCCGTGCGACGTGCTGTGGCTCGACATCGACCACATGGACGGCTACCGGGTCTTCACCTGGAACACCGACCAGTTCCCCGACGCGCCCGGCATGCTCGAGCACCTGCGCGAGCAGGGCTTCGGTGTCATCACCATCGTCGACCCCGGCGTCAAGCACGAGCCCGGCTACGCGGTGTTCGACCAGGCGGTCGAGCGCGACGTCCTGTGCCGCACGGAGAGCGGGAGCGTCTACGTCGGCCAGGTATGGCCGGGCATCACGGCATTTCCCGACTTCGTCGAGCCGGAGGCGCGGGCGTGGTGGGGCGAGCTCAACGCCGACCACGTGCGCTCCGGCCTCGCGGGCATCTGGAACGACATGAACGAGCCCGCCACCGGCGCCATCCCGGCCGAGGCGATGCGCTTCGGGCGGGGCCAGTTCCCCCACGAGCGCTACCACAACCAGTACGCGCTGCTCATGGCCATGGGGACCACCGAGGGGCTGCTGGAGGCGATGCCGGACAAGCGCACCTTCGTGCTGAGCCGCGCCGGCTCCCCGGGGATCCAGCGCTACGCCGCGAACTGGATGGGCGACAACATGTCGCGCTGGGAGCACCTGTGGATGAGCATTCCCATGGGCGCCGGCCTGGGCATCTCCGGCCAGCCCTTCGCGGGTGCCGACGTCGGCGGCTTCGGTGAGGACTCCAGCGCCGAGCTCCTCGCGCGCTGGACGCAGTACGGCGCGCTCACCCCGTTCTTCCGCAACCACGCCATGGCCGGGACGGTCGACCAGTACGCGTGGTCGTTCGGCGAGGCGGTGGAGGACCTCGTGCGCGACGCCATCGCGCTGCGCTACCGGCTCATGCCGTACCTCTACGCCGCGTTCCTGCGGGCCTCGGAGACCGGCGCGCCCGTCCAGCGCCCGCTGGTCTACGACTTCCAGTACGACGCCGCGGTCCGCGACATCGACGACCAGTACCTGTTCGGCCCCGACCTGCTCGTCGCGCCGGTGGTCGCCGCCGGCACCACCGCGCGGCAGGTCTACCTGCCCGAGGGCACCTGGTACGACTGGCACACGGGGGAGCGGCTGGCCGGGCCGCGGTTCGTCACCGCCGCCACGCCGATGGACCGCATCCCCCTGTTCGCCCGTGGCGGCGCCGTCGTGCCGATGTGGTCCGAGGCCCCGCCGACGACGGCGGGCTACCGGCCCGACGTCGTCGAGCTCCACCTCTTCGTCCCCGGCGCGGACGGCACCCGCACCTCGTTCCTCCAGGAGGACGACGGCCTCACCTTCGCCGCGGCCGACGGCGCCCGCTACCGCACCGAGCTGGAGGTCACCCGCGCCGGGGGCCGGGTGCGGCTGGACGCCCGCGTCGACGGCGACGGGTTCGCCGAGTTCGCCCGGGAGGCGTTCCGCGTCGTGCTCCACGGGGCCGCGCCGGCGAGCGTGCTGGTCGACGGCGTCGAGACCCAGGTGCGCGACGGGCGCGTCGTGGTGCCCAACGCGGGGACGCCGTTCACGCTCGAGCTCGAGGTCTGA
- a CDS encoding flotillin family protein, which translates to MDTVLLLGALPVVIAAVIVALILFIAIRRSIRTVDLNEALVIVGRGDAKGGGPTGSLDALPVDGQVLETKGPRVVIGGRTFVKPFFESVTKISLEQRQIALTVEGVDANFIGVAVRASVSFKVRGDADGVLRAAQRFTSQQAKLEQPLQQALEGALRPVLASMPVEDIIKKRDELQREVFHSIRPDLHQQGFHIDLVNLADISTPGSDYLTNLGRAQAAEARQVAEVREAQALLVSESAQIETRERVAERQRDLALKQAGIKAETDRASAEAEAAGQLARAEQERIVAAKERAALEEQSKVTEQQLDIDVRKPAEAAAYAAAKAAEGERDARKAAAEADAYKRTTLSAAELAAQRNEAEAISALGHARAEAARAEGIATAEATKAQADALAQQGRAVILQQLVNQLPEVMRAAAEPVGKIDSLTVVGTDGAGSVSKIAGNVLGEGAATIKALTGIDLGAVLSGLADGGVTANATGVAAGDGGRSLGTDAAASGAAADGASLTRN; encoded by the coding sequence GTGGACACGGTTCTCCTTCTCGGAGCACTCCCGGTCGTCATCGCCGCCGTCATCGTCGCGCTCATCCTGTTCATCGCGATTCGGCGCTCCATCCGCACCGTCGACCTCAACGAGGCCCTCGTCATCGTGGGCCGCGGCGACGCCAAGGGCGGCGGCCCCACCGGCAGCCTCGACGCGCTCCCCGTCGACGGCCAGGTCCTCGAGACCAAGGGACCGCGGGTCGTCATCGGTGGCCGCACCTTCGTCAAGCCGTTCTTCGAGTCGGTCACGAAGATCTCCCTCGAGCAGCGTCAGATCGCCCTCACCGTCGAGGGCGTGGACGCCAACTTCATCGGCGTCGCGGTCCGGGCGTCGGTGTCCTTCAAGGTCCGCGGCGACGCCGACGGCGTGCTCCGGGCGGCCCAGCGGTTCACGTCCCAGCAGGCCAAGCTCGAGCAGCCGCTCCAGCAGGCCCTCGAGGGGGCGCTGCGGCCAGTGCTGGCGTCCATGCCGGTCGAGGACATCATCAAGAAGCGGGACGAGCTCCAGCGCGAGGTGTTCCACTCCATCCGGCCGGACCTGCACCAGCAGGGCTTCCACATCGACCTCGTCAACCTCGCCGACATCTCCACGCCCGGCTCGGACTACCTCACCAACCTCGGTCGCGCGCAGGCGGCCGAGGCACGCCAGGTCGCCGAGGTCCGCGAGGCACAGGCGCTCCTCGTGTCGGAGAGCGCGCAGATCGAGACCCGCGAGAGGGTCGCCGAGCGCCAGCGCGACCTCGCGCTCAAGCAGGCGGGCATCAAGGCCGAGACGGACCGGGCATCCGCGGAGGCGGAGGCCGCCGGGCAGCTGGCCCGCGCCGAGCAGGAGCGCATCGTCGCCGCGAAGGAGCGCGCCGCGCTGGAGGAGCAGTCGAAGGTGACCGAGCAGCAGCTCGACATCGACGTGCGCAAGCCCGCGGAAGCGGCCGCGTACGCCGCGGCGAAGGCGGCCGAGGGTGAGCGTGACGCTCGCAAGGCCGCTGCCGAGGCCGACGCGTACAAGCGCACCACGCTCTCCGCGGCCGAGCTCGCCGCCCAGCGCAACGAGGCGGAGGCCATCAGTGCCCTCGGCCACGCGCGCGCGGAGGCCGCGAGGGCCGAGGGCATCGCCACGGCCGAGGCGACCAAGGCGCAGGCCGACGCCCTGGCCCAGCAGGGCCGCGCCGTCATCCTCCAGCAGCTCGTGAACCAGCTCCCGGAGGTCATGCGCGCCGCCGCCGAGCCCGTGGGCAAGATCGACAGCCTCACCGTCGTCGGCACCGACGGCGCCGGTTCCGTCTCCAAGATCGCCGGCAACGTCCTCGGTGAGGGCGCGGCCACCATCAAGGCCCTCACCGGCATCGACCTGGGCGCGGTGCTGTCCGGCCTGGCCGACGGCGGCGTCACCGCGAATGCGACCGGGGTCGCCGCCGGTGACGGGGGACGATCACTCGGAACTGACGCTGCGGCGTCGGGCGCGGCGGCGGACGGCGCGAGCCTCACGCGGAACTGA